GACGGCTCCCTTCAGCCACGGCGGCTGGGGCCATTTGCTGGCCAACAGCACCCTGTTTCTGCCGCTGTCTTGGATGGTTTGCTTCAAAAGCAAACGGGACTACCTCGCGATCTGGCTGGGGGTCTTCATCACCGCCATTCCCGTCTGGCTCTGGTGGCCGAACGGCAGCCACGGCCTCTCGGGTGTGGTCTACGGCTTGCTCGGTTATCTCCTTCTGATTGGCTGGCTCGAGCGCCGGCCCTTCAGTCTGGTCCTCTCCCTGAGCGCCCTGCTGCTCTATGGCGGAGTCCTGCCGAGCTTGCTGCCGGTCTTCACCCCGGCGGGGGTGAGCTGGATCGGCCACGCCAGCGGCTTTGCCGGTGGCCTGCTCGCCGCTGCTGCGGTCTCACGATCAC
This DNA window, taken from Synechococcus sp. LTW-R, encodes the following:
- a CDS encoding rhomboid family intramembrane serine protease — translated: MVLKSELKATLLIPVVVLGIAWLQEGIDQLLFRGQWNLPMVPGGSALGILTAPFSHGGWGHLLANSTLFLPLSWMVCFKSKRDYLAIWLGVFITAIPVWLWWPNGSHGLSGVVYGLLGYLLLIGWLERRPFSLVLSLSALLLYGGVLPSLLPVFTPAGVSWIGHASGFAGGLLAAAAVSRSRP